One Desulfobulbus oligotrophicus DNA segment encodes these proteins:
- a CDS encoding DUF4198 domain-containing protein, producing the protein MRYRHLLTVFTCLSAVLSCATISLAHFGCVIPSDDIVTQEDPRKIQVALKFLHPLEGQYMELARPEQFGVQHEGNRTDLRAALTSFIGKGGDQQKGATFWQAEYTIKRPGDYTFYMEPVPYWEPAEDTFIVHYTKVCVNALGKEEGWDSPVGLETEIVPFTRPYGLWTGNVFTGQVLVKGKPAAFTEVEIEYLSESAVNTKEITVPGDPFVTQTLKTDAKGMFSYAMPWAGWWGFAALNTADRTIKKDGVDKPVEIGAVYWVFATPIP; encoded by the coding sequence ATGCGTTACAGACATCTGCTTACGGTCTTTACGTGTTTATCCGCAGTCTTGAGCTGTGCTACCATCAGCCTGGCCCATTTTGGCTGTGTCATCCCGTCTGATGATATCGTCACACAGGAGGATCCCAGAAAAATTCAGGTTGCACTTAAATTTCTGCATCCTCTGGAAGGGCAGTACATGGAACTGGCCAGACCTGAGCAGTTCGGGGTACAGCATGAAGGCAACCGCACAGATTTGCGCGCTGCCTTGACTTCCTTCATCGGTAAAGGGGGAGATCAGCAAAAAGGAGCCACGTTCTGGCAAGCTGAGTACACAATTAAGCGTCCCGGCGACTATACGTTTTATATGGAGCCGGTTCCATACTGGGAGCCGGCTGAGGACACCTTTATTGTTCATTATACGAAAGTTTGTGTCAATGCGCTGGGCAAGGAAGAAGGGTGGGACTCTCCTGTGGGTCTGGAAACGGAGATTGTTCCCTTCACACGGCCCTATGGCCTGTGGACCGGGAATGTTTTTACCGGGCAGGTGCTGGTTAAGGGCAAGCCGGCAGCGTTTACTGAGGTTGAGATCGAATACCTCAGTGAATCCGCAGTGAATACCAAGGAGATCACCGTTCCCGGAGACCCCTTTGTTACTCAGACGCTCAAAACCGATGCCAAGGGTATGTTCAGCTATGCCATGCCCTGGGCGGGATGGTGGGGTTTTGCAGCCTTAAACACTGCGGACCGGACCATAAAAAAAGATGGTGTTGACAAACCTGTTGAGATTGGCGCGGTTTATTGGGTGTTTGCCACGCCGATACCTTAA
- a CDS encoding diacylglycerol kinase, which produces MIEQEKFNGTGVARLRRALRCSYVGLTTAYRNEEAFRQELVVCLILTPVACWLGDTGVERALLVGSLLILLIVEILNSAVEAVVDRIGLEHHELSGLAKDLGSAAVFLAIVQIVVIWFLVLFT; this is translated from the coding sequence ATGATTGAACAGGAAAAATTTAACGGAACCGGAGTTGCACGGCTCAGACGGGCGTTGCGCTGTTCCTATGTAGGATTGACCACCGCTTATCGCAATGAAGAGGCCTTTCGTCAGGAACTCGTTGTCTGTCTGATTCTGACACCGGTTGCCTGTTGGCTTGGTGATACCGGTGTGGAGCGTGCCCTCCTTGTTGGCAGTCTGCTGATCTTACTGATTGTTGAAATTCTCAATTCCGCAGTTGAAGCCGTGGTTGACCGTATCGGACTGGAACACCATGAACTCTCCGGATTGGCCAAAGATCTCGGTTCTGCGGCTGTTTTTTTAGCTATTGTTCAGATCGTGGTGATCTGGTTCCTGGTACTGTTCACCTGA
- a CDS encoding helix-turn-helix domain-containing protein — protein MNRETFIKLRAKLGKTQKHLAELLGVSLKAIQSYEQGWRTIPLHVERQLYFLAVNQRLDTQARRSKDCWIVKKCAHKKECPAWEFQAGQLCWFLSGTHCEGTADTSWKEKIAICRNCDILTSLL, from the coding sequence ATGAATCGTGAAACTTTTATCAAATTACGGGCCAAACTGGGAAAAACCCAAAAACATCTTGCCGAACTTCTGGGAGTCTCCTTAAAGGCCATACAAAGTTATGAGCAGGGTTGGCGAACCATACCTCTCCATGTTGAGCGCCAACTCTATTTTCTGGCGGTTAACCAACGGCTCGACACCCAGGCCCGGCGGAGTAAAGACTGCTGGATTGTCAAAAAATGCGCACACAAAAAAGAGTGCCCGGCATGGGAGTTCCAGGCAGGGCAGCTTTGCTGGTTTCTCAGCGGTACCCACTGTGAAGGGACTGCCGATACAAGCTGGAAGGAAAAAATAGCCATCTGCCGCAATTGCGATATTCTGACCTCGCTGCTATGA
- the mnmA gene encoding tRNA 2-thiouridine(34) synthase MnmA produces MGARTVGIAMSGGVDSTIAALLLLQKGHRVHGFHMLLPLPQSDAQCRRTQQIARQLSIPLTIIDLRRSFTEQVVTPFINSYQAGITPNPCIYCNETIKFGLLAQTMLQQGMHLVATGHYAQIHDQQGALFLARGIDQGKDQSYFLARLTAKQLQTALFPLGTWTKKQVYAQAAAAGLQRTNQESQDVCFLTQGMATFFANHGFQEHPGPIVSTDGRQVGAHRGIWHYTIGQRRGLGSPDKTPWYVIRLDENRNQVIVGKQEELFTGRCSLHSLRWTYEAPPLPWHGLVQLRSRHLPVLSELTANGAGSWSLSFAAPQRAVTPGQFAVLYKDNRVIGSAVIDKDKEAL; encoded by the coding sequence ATGGGTGCACGAACAGTCGGTATCGCAATGAGCGGTGGCGTCGACTCCACCATAGCAGCTCTGCTGCTGCTTCAGAAAGGCCATCGTGTACACGGATTCCACATGCTGCTGCCCCTTCCCCAGTCGGACGCGCAGTGCCGGCGTACACAACAGATTGCCCGGCAGCTGTCGATCCCTCTGACCATTATTGATCTGCGCCGGTCCTTCACCGAGCAGGTCGTCACCCCTTTTATCAACAGCTACCAAGCAGGCATCACTCCCAACCCCTGTATTTACTGTAACGAAACCATCAAATTCGGCCTGTTGGCCCAGACAATGTTACAGCAGGGGATGCATCTCGTTGCCACAGGTCATTATGCCCAGATACACGATCAGCAGGGCGCTCTTTTTCTGGCTCGCGGTATAGATCAGGGAAAGGATCAATCCTATTTTCTGGCCCGCCTGACTGCCAAACAACTGCAAACCGCACTCTTTCCCCTGGGGACCTGGACCAAAAAACAGGTTTATGCACAGGCAGCTGCTGCAGGTTTGCAGCGTACCAACCAGGAAAGTCAGGACGTCTGCTTTCTTACTCAGGGAATGGCCACCTTTTTTGCGAACCATGGTTTTCAAGAGCATCCCGGGCCGATTGTCTCCACAGATGGACGACAAGTCGGCGCTCATCGTGGCATCTGGCACTACACCATCGGTCAGCGCCGAGGACTTGGTTCACCGGATAAAACCCCCTGGTATGTGATCCGGCTCGATGAAAACCGTAACCAGGTGATTGTCGGCAAACAAGAAGAGCTCTTTACCGGTCGTTGCTCGCTGCATTCACTGCGTTGGACCTATGAAGCCCCACCTCTGCCCTGGCATGGTCTGGTCCAGTTGCGCTCCCGACACCTCCCTGTATTGTCTGAACTGACTGCCAATGGTGCCGGAAGCTGGTCGCTTTCCTTTGCCGCCCCGCAACGGGCTGTCACCCCCGGTCAATTCGCCGTGCTGTACAAAGACAACCGGGTAATCGGCAGCGCGGTGATCGACAAGGATAAAGAAGCACTATGA
- the mtaB gene encoding tRNA (N(6)-L-threonylcarbamoyladenosine(37)-C(2))-methylthiotransferase MtaB yields the protein MKTRVAITTLGCKVNQFESAAFASGFEAAGCQVVPFQAEADIYVINTCTVTARAGQQSRQLIRRVLHQRPGARIVVTGCYAQMDPEAVFDLSAEPLLVVGNGNKHRLVATALSKHSPDLVLLMGRIRENRQICNLPVVRFRNRTRAYLRIQDGCDNFCSYCIVPFTRGASRSLPLADVLTQAAIFVEQEYRELVITGINVGKYGLDLHEGETIYSLLDRLCRTFPHCRIRLSSIEPGEVNDTLLQLMQRYPNFMPHLHIPLQSGDDAVLARMNRRYTGAQFADTIQRVIDAQPETTIGCDVLVGFPGETDQEADNTYALLADLKIGYLHVFPYSRRPGTLAASLPRQLPGPVKENRVRRLHSLDAKKRQSRYQDNIGRLHRVLVERRQAKNGLLQGFSENYLPLLFPGPSREVHQVVSVRCTGIENGHPIGIITEDELEESRQTR from the coding sequence ATGAAAACACGGGTTGCGATCACCACCCTGGGCTGTAAAGTGAATCAATTCGAATCGGCAGCCTTTGCAAGCGGTTTCGAGGCAGCTGGTTGTCAGGTGGTGCCATTTCAGGCTGAAGCCGATATCTATGTGATCAACACCTGTACCGTGACCGCCAGGGCCGGTCAACAGTCACGACAGTTGATCCGACGGGTGCTGCATCAACGCCCCGGGGCCAGAATAGTGGTCACCGGCTGTTACGCCCAGATGGATCCGGAAGCAGTATTTGATCTCTCGGCAGAACCGTTGCTTGTTGTCGGTAACGGCAACAAACACCGTCTGGTGGCCACTGCCCTCAGCAAGCATTCACCTGACCTGGTTTTACTCATGGGCCGTATCCGGGAGAATCGGCAAATTTGCAACCTCCCTGTTGTCCGGTTCCGTAACCGCACCCGCGCCTACCTTCGGATTCAGGATGGTTGTGATAACTTTTGCTCCTACTGCATTGTGCCCTTTACTCGAGGCGCCAGCCGTAGCCTGCCCCTGGCCGATGTCCTGACACAGGCCGCGATTTTCGTTGAACAGGAGTATCGTGAGCTGGTGATCACCGGCATCAATGTCGGTAAATACGGCCTTGACCTTCACGAGGGTGAAACCATCTACAGTCTTCTCGATCGGCTCTGTCGCACATTTCCACACTGCCGGATTCGTCTGAGTTCCATTGAACCCGGTGAAGTGAACGACACCCTGCTCCAGCTGATGCAAAGATACCCCAACTTCATGCCGCATCTGCACATACCGCTCCAAAGCGGTGATGACGCTGTCCTGGCCCGAATGAACCGCCGGTACACCGGCGCACAGTTTGCCGATACTATCCAGCGGGTGATCGATGCCCAGCCGGAGACAACCATCGGTTGTGACGTTCTGGTCGGTTTTCCGGGTGAAACCGATCAGGAAGCCGATAACACCTATGCATTGCTCGCTGACCTGAAGATCGGTTATCTGCATGTCTTCCCCTACTCCCGAAGACCCGGCACCCTGGCCGCCTCCCTGCCCCGGCAGCTGCCCGGCCCTGTGAAGGAAAATAGAGTCCGGCGACTGCACTCGCTGGATGCAAAAAAACGCCAGTCCCGATATCAAGACAACATCGGTCGTCTCCATCGGGTGCTTGTTGAGCGGCGACAGGCAAAAAACGGACTGCTGCAGGGGTTTTCTGAAAACTATCTGCCGCTCCTGTTTCCCGGCCCCTCCCGTGAAGTTCACCAGGTGGTTTCGGTCAGGTGTACCGGCATTGAGAACGGACATCCCATAGGCATTATCACTGAGGACGAGCTTGAGGAAAGTCGTCAAACCAGGTAA
- a CDS encoding CinA family nicotinamide mononucleotide deamidase-related protein, with the protein MIGEIIAIGDELTSGRIVNTTSGLAARHLFLLGHQIRAMHTIGDDPKLIGTTLKAAVERSDFILVTGGLGATSDDLTNEAVIKALGLNGAVHPGVKANIESRLGRGEQAAIPLAKLANLPEGVEVLDPDCRMAGYLLWYHNKPLYFLPGVPPQMEFLLRNEVVPRLQAFDAGHAQPVCQRIYRTCGLYEIEINKRLKPLEDQNIEIGYYPVGAEVHVSLTCHRLQKGVENSDFIRTDAFIREALGDDLYGFNEDTLAAVTGKLLAQHGLMLGVAESCTGGLIAASLTEIPGSSRWFKGGTVVYANEAKERLLGIKAETIAKNGAVSSTVARAMAAGTVNHLGCDIAVAATGIAGPDGGTADKPVGTVYLGLAFRGHVSSRRHLFHGSRRQVQEKTAQSAIDMVRRTLLDFNPAQ; encoded by the coding sequence ATGATTGGAGAAATAATTGCCATTGGCGATGAACTGACCTCGGGCCGTATCGTCAACACCACCAGTGGTCTTGCTGCCCGGCATCTGTTCCTGCTTGGTCACCAGATTCGCGCCATGCATACCATCGGCGACGATCCAAAGCTGATTGGCACCACTCTCAAGGCTGCGGTCGAACGCAGCGACTTTATCCTGGTTACAGGAGGACTGGGCGCAACCAGTGATGACCTGACCAATGAGGCGGTGATCAAAGCCCTCGGCCTCAATGGAGCCGTCCATCCGGGGGTAAAGGCAAATATTGAATCGCGCCTGGGCAGAGGTGAACAGGCTGCGATCCCCCTGGCCAAACTGGCCAATCTTCCCGAGGGAGTCGAGGTGCTGGATCCGGATTGCCGCATGGCCGGTTATCTTCTCTGGTATCACAACAAGCCGCTCTACTTTTTACCTGGTGTGCCCCCGCAGATGGAATTTCTCCTCCGCAACGAGGTTGTGCCCCGTCTGCAGGCCTTCGATGCCGGACATGCCCAGCCGGTCTGTCAGCGAATCTACCGCACCTGCGGCCTCTATGAGATTGAAATCAACAAACGTCTCAAACCCCTGGAAGATCAGAACATCGAAATCGGTTACTATCCAGTTGGTGCCGAGGTACATGTCAGCCTGACCTGTCATCGTCTGCAAAAAGGTGTCGAAAACTCCGACTTCATCCGCACTGACGCCTTTATTCGCGAGGCATTGGGTGATGACCTGTACGGTTTCAACGAAGATACCCTGGCTGCTGTAACCGGTAAACTGCTTGCTCAACATGGCCTGATGCTCGGTGTCGCCGAATCGTGTACCGGCGGGCTCATTGCCGCTTCACTGACTGAAATACCGGGGAGTTCCCGTTGGTTTAAAGGTGGAACTGTGGTCTATGCCAACGAGGCCAAGGAGCGTCTGCTCGGTATCAAGGCAGAGACCATTGCCAAAAACGGTGCGGTCAGCAGTACCGTGGCCCGGGCCATGGCCGCTGGTACAGTCAACCACCTTGGTTGCGATATAGCCGTGGCTGCGACCGGTATCGCCGGACCCGACGGCGGTACTGCAGACAAGCCCGTCGGCACCGTCTACCTTGGCCTTGCCTTTCGCGGGCATGTCAGCAGCCGTAGACACCTTTTCCACGGATCGCGCCGTCAGGTTCAGGAGAAGACCGCACAAAGCGCCATAGACATGGTACGCCGTACCCTGCTTGATTTTAACCCAGCTCAATAA
- the recA gene encoding recombinase RecA codes for MTKTTDNSEGRLKSIDNAITQIHRQFGKGSIMRLGSTERENIPVIPTGVLSIDLALGVGGLPRGRVTEIYGPESSGKTTLALHVIAEAQRRGGNAAFIDAEHALDVAYAERLGVDVDNLLISQPDYGEQALEIAEILIRSGGIDVVVIDSVAALVPRAEIDGNVGDQHVGLQARLMSHTMRKFTGVLSRTNTVLIFINQIRMKIGVMFGNPETTTGGNALKFYSSIRIDIRKISTIKEGQESIGNQTRVKVVKNKVAPPFKQAEFDIVYGEGISRTGDLLDLGVAHGLVDKSGSWYSYQDERIGQGRENAKKFLLEHPTAMTDINRKLRLAFGMPVDGDPDAD; via the coding sequence ATGACGAAAACGACCGACAACAGTGAAGGCCGTCTGAAAAGCATTGATAATGCCATCACCCAAATCCACCGGCAATTCGGTAAAGGCTCGATCATGCGCCTTGGTTCAACGGAACGGGAAAATATTCCGGTCATACCAACCGGTGTTCTTTCCATTGACCTGGCGCTGGGGGTCGGAGGCCTGCCCCGGGGCCGGGTAACCGAAATCTACGGTCCGGAATCTTCCGGCAAGACCACCCTGGCCCTGCATGTCATTGCCGAGGCGCAACGGCGCGGTGGCAACGCCGCCTTCATCGACGCTGAACATGCCCTGGATGTTGCCTATGCCGAACGGTTGGGAGTCGATGTCGACAACCTGCTCATCTCACAGCCGGATTACGGTGAACAGGCCCTGGAGATTGCCGAAATCCTCATTCGCAGCGGCGGTATCGACGTTGTGGTCATTGACTCGGTGGCGGCGCTGGTGCCAAGAGCCGAGATCGACGGCAACGTCGGCGACCAGCACGTCGGCCTTCAGGCCCGGCTCATGAGCCATACCATGCGCAAATTCACCGGTGTGCTCTCCCGTACCAACACCGTGCTGATCTTCATCAACCAGATCCGCATGAAGATCGGAGTTATGTTCGGTAATCCTGAAACCACCACCGGTGGCAATGCACTTAAATTTTACAGTTCTATCCGTATTGATATCCGCAAAATCAGTACCATCAAAGAAGGGCAGGAATCGATCGGCAACCAAACAAGAGTCAAGGTCGTTAAAAACAAGGTGGCACCGCCCTTCAAACAGGCTGAGTTCGATATTGTTTACGGCGAAGGCATCTCAAGGACCGGAGACTTACTCGACCTTGGCGTTGCCCATGGCCTGGTCGACAAGAGTGGGTCCTGGTACAGTTATCAGGACGAGCGTATCGGCCAGGGCCGTGAAAATGCAAAAAAATTCCTCCTGGAGCATCCAACCGCTATGACCGACATCAACCGGAAATTACGGCTGGCTTTCGGCATGCCGGTTGACGGTGATCCGGATGCAGACTGA
- a CDS encoding ketopantoate reductase family protein, producing the protein MYFLVFGAGALGQAIGCMLAAAGHQVDLVIRPRFLAPLQQTGLEVSGVLGTFHAHPEQLGLLTSLKARSGAAYDIVLLTTKTYDTDAAIAAIANLSSCYCPVVSMQNGCGNLEKLEERLGRERSLAARVITGFEIEQSGRVQISVSADAVHVGGCVPGVVPAAAKRLAEALTHAGLPTVAVPDIYQSLYAKLLYNCTLNPLGAVLGVHYGLLGEHEETRMLMDQVIDETFAVLTTMGGSVPWPSAAAYRNVFYEQLLPATYNHRPSMLQDLEHHKPTEVEAMVGYVSAQGRIFGVPTPCCDFLTALVRFKEHQGGLSGPIT; encoded by the coding sequence ATGTATTTTTTGGTTTTTGGAGCAGGAGCTTTGGGCCAGGCCATTGGCTGCATGCTGGCGGCAGCTGGACATCAGGTCGACCTGGTCATACGACCTCGTTTTCTTGCTCCCCTGCAACAGACAGGACTGGAGGTGAGCGGTGTTCTGGGCACGTTTCACGCGCATCCGGAACAGCTTGGTTTGCTCACCAGCCTGAAGGCGCGCAGCGGTGCTGCCTACGATATCGTTCTGCTGACGACCAAAACCTATGACACTGATGCCGCCATTGCCGCCATTGCCAACCTGAGCAGCTGTTATTGTCCGGTGGTATCAATGCAGAACGGCTGTGGTAACCTGGAAAAACTGGAAGAGCGACTCGGTCGTGAACGAAGCCTTGCCGCCCGGGTAATAACAGGCTTTGAGATTGAGCAGTCCGGCCGGGTGCAGATTTCAGTCTCTGCGGACGCCGTGCATGTGGGCGGCTGTGTACCCGGGGTTGTTCCGGCTGCCGCCAAACGACTGGCTGAAGCATTGACACATGCCGGTCTGCCTACCGTCGCGGTGCCGGATATCTATCAGTCACTTTATGCAAAACTCCTGTACAACTGCACCCTCAACCCTCTGGGCGCCGTTCTTGGTGTTCACTATGGCTTACTTGGAGAGCATGAAGAAACCCGTATGCTTATGGACCAGGTGATTGACGAGACCTTTGCGGTGCTCACGACCATGGGGGGATCAGTACCCTGGCCCAGCGCTGCCGCTTATCGCAACGTTTTTTATGAACAGTTACTGCCGGCCACCTACAACCACCGACCCTCAATGCTCCAGGATCTGGAACATCATAAACCCACAGAGGTCGAGGCCATGGTCGGCTATGTCTCGGCTCAGGGACGGATATTCGGGGTACCGACCCCATGCTGCGACTTTCTCACCGCCCTTGTCCGTTTTAAAGAACACCAGGGCGGGTTGAGTGGACCGATCACGTAA
- a CDS encoding dihydrofolate reductase, with protein sequence MELIIIAALTRRRVIGHHNTIPWQIPEDLAHFKAVTMGFPVIMGRRTYASIGGPLPGRKTIVVTADPNFYAHPGCRVAVSLHAAISSCRGAEKVFIAGGTRLYKEALPLADTLILTVILQEFIGDTYFPEFSAYPFILTDSRPLDAAVPARVDTYHRKRGMHTIKSPF encoded by the coding sequence ATGGAGCTGATCATCATTGCCGCCCTGACCCGCCGCCGGGTCATTGGCCATCACAATACCATTCCCTGGCAGATCCCGGAAGACCTGGCCCACTTCAAAGCCGTCACCATGGGTTTTCCAGTCATAATGGGTCGACGGACCTATGCATCCATCGGCGGCCCTCTGCCGGGAAGAAAAACGATCGTGGTGACTGCCGATCCAAATTTTTATGCACATCCAGGCTGCAGGGTGGCTGTCAGCCTCCATGCGGCCATCTCGTCCTGCAGGGGCGCAGAAAAAGTCTTTATTGCCGGTGGTACGCGTTTATACAAGGAGGCACTCCCCCTGGCCGACACCCTGATCCTCACCGTTATCTTGCAGGAGTTCATCGGTGATACATACTTTCCGGAGTTTTCCGCTTATCCGTTTATCCTGACTGACAGCCGGCCCCTTGACGCTGCAGTTCCCGCAAGAGTTGACACCTACCACCGCAAAAGGGGCATGCATACCATAAAAAGCCCTTTTTAG
- a CDS encoding RsmE family RNA methyltransferase, translating into MLEKAVMRRFFLSDSIRSDDRVILTGAEARHIASVCRLKAGHKVELFDGEGNVYTTVLETVDKNSVTLVIEEARFEITVEQSPLTLAQGLLKGKKMDLVIQKATELGVHTFLPLESRYCENQGARNRQLERWQRISIEACKQCHRTAPMRILPVTPLAQADFSIFRHRLVAYEDEKISALPQHLSKQPGAICLVLGPEGGLHAEDLHVLQQWNFTVFSLGRLILRAETAALAATAIVRYLSGGLEPVDRQLSTDHPSPEMENLV; encoded by the coding sequence ATGCTAGAAAAGGCCGTTATGCGACGTTTCTTCCTGTCAGACAGTATCCGCAGTGATGATCGGGTTATTCTCACCGGTGCGGAAGCCCGGCACATCGCCTCAGTGTGTCGTCTCAAAGCCGGCCACAAGGTCGAACTGTTCGACGGTGAGGGGAACGTGTACACTACTGTACTGGAAACAGTGGATAAAAACAGTGTTACTCTGGTCATAGAAGAGGCACGGTTTGAAATCACTGTTGAGCAGTCTCCCCTGACTTTGGCGCAAGGGTTACTCAAGGGTAAGAAGATGGATCTAGTGATCCAAAAAGCAACCGAATTGGGCGTGCATACCTTTCTACCGCTTGAGTCCCGTTACTGTGAAAACCAGGGTGCCCGCAATCGTCAGCTGGAGCGTTGGCAACGAATCTCCATTGAGGCATGTAAACAGTGCCATCGCACGGCACCCATGCGGATTCTGCCGGTTACCCCCCTGGCTCAGGCCGACTTCTCAATCTTCCGGCATCGATTAGTCGCCTATGAGGACGAAAAGATTTCGGCATTACCGCAGCATCTTTCCAAACAGCCCGGTGCAATCTGCCTGGTGCTCGGACCAGAGGGTGGGCTCCATGCTGAGGATCTGCATGTCCTTCAACAGTGGAATTTCACTGTTTTTTCTTTAGGGCGCCTTATCCTTCGAGCTGAGACCGCCGCCCTGGCGGCAACGGCGATCGTTCGTTACTTAAGCGGAGGTTTGGAGCCTGTGGACAGGCAACTCTCGACAGACCACCCCTCTCCAGAGATGGAGAATCTCGTGTAA
- the dtd gene encoding D-aminoacyl-tRNA deacylase — protein MRAVIQRVSKAQVEVEQQVIGAISTGLVALIGMHRSDTDKDLLWMVDKIQHLRIFNDSNGVMNRSLVDIGGELLVVSQFTLHGDCRKGRRPSWHEAAPPEQARHLYDRFLALCKEQNLATQNGTFQADMHLSLTNSGPVTILLDSHKIF, from the coding sequence ATGCGAGCAGTCATCCAGCGTGTCAGCAAAGCTCAGGTCGAGGTTGAGCAACAGGTTATCGGTGCTATCAGTACCGGCCTGGTTGCCCTTATCGGTATGCATCGGTCCGACACAGACAAAGATCTGCTGTGGATGGTCGACAAAATACAGCATCTTCGCATCTTTAATGATAGCAACGGTGTCATGAACCGTTCACTGGTGGATATCGGCGGTGAACTACTGGTGGTCTCCCAGTTCACCCTGCATGGTGACTGCCGCAAAGGCCGCCGACCGTCCTGGCATGAAGCAGCGCCGCCTGAACAGGCACGGCACCTCTATGATCGCTTCCTTGCTCTCTGCAAAGAACAGAATCTTGCGACGCAAAACGGTACATTCCAGGCTGATATGCACCTGTCCTTGACAAATTCCGGCCCGGTCACCATTCTTTTAGACTCTCATAAAATTTTTTAA